Proteins co-encoded in one Nonomuraea helvata genomic window:
- a CDS encoding xanthine dehydrogenase family protein subunit M, protein MIPAQFDYVRPDSLDEACRALASDEDAKVLAGGQSLLPLLRLRLAYPSTLVDVGRLPELKGVHDRGDHVFIGAMTTHDEVVRSGVVRAGCPLVAMAAATVADPAIRHRGTFGGSLAHADPAGDLPAVVLALDGVFVARSAQGEREIPAAEFFVDYLESSLDAGEILAGVKIPKLGAGWGFHYEKFHRTAQAWAIVGVAAAVKRSNGSIAEARIGLTNMGPTPLRARAAEAALEGVELGDRVRQACEEAADGASPPADLHAQPDYRRHLAQVLTHRAVRTAAGTP, encoded by the coding sequence ATGATCCCCGCGCAGTTCGACTACGTGCGTCCGGACTCGCTGGACGAGGCCTGCCGGGCGCTCGCCTCCGACGAGGACGCCAAGGTGCTGGCGGGCGGTCAGTCCCTGCTGCCGCTGCTGCGGCTGCGGCTGGCGTACCCGTCGACGCTGGTCGACGTGGGCCGGCTGCCCGAGCTGAAGGGCGTGCACGACCGCGGCGACCACGTCTTCATCGGCGCGATGACCACGCATGACGAGGTCGTGCGCTCCGGCGTGGTGCGGGCCGGCTGCCCGCTGGTGGCGATGGCCGCCGCCACGGTGGCGGATCCGGCGATCAGGCACCGGGGCACGTTCGGCGGCTCGCTGGCCCACGCGGACCCGGCCGGCGACCTGCCCGCCGTGGTACTGGCGCTGGACGGCGTGTTCGTGGCCAGGTCGGCGCAGGGCGAGCGGGAGATCCCGGCCGCCGAGTTCTTCGTCGACTACCTGGAGTCGTCGCTGGACGCCGGGGAGATCCTGGCCGGGGTGAAGATCCCGAAGCTGGGCGCGGGCTGGGGCTTCCACTACGAGAAGTTCCACAGGACCGCGCAGGCGTGGGCCATCGTCGGCGTGGCCGCCGCCGTCAAGCGCTCCAACGGGTCGATCGCCGAGGCCAGGATCGGGCTGACGAACATGGGCCCGACGCCGCTGCGCGCCCGTGCCGCGGAGGCCGCGCTGGAGGGCGTGGAGCTGGGCGACCGGGTACGCCAGGCATGCGAGGAGGCCGCCGACGGCGCCTCGCCCCCGGCCGACCTGCACGCCCAGCCCGACTACCGCCGACATCTGGCCCAGGTCCTGACCCACCGAGCCGTACGCACCGCGGCCGGAACACCCTGA
- a CDS encoding SRPBCC family protein, protein MAMRFEHEFTVPVPIEQAWAVLLDVERVAPCLPGATLDIFEGDEFTGRMKVKVGPIMVTYKGSARFEDVDKDSYSLTIQASGKEARGSGTASATVKARMTPSDEDTTVTVETTFNVTGRPAQFGRGVMAEVGGRLIDKFAANLAGLLSESTVEPAPSGPLSEPEPAPALAASHEEERHLSAVPPPEQESRPAGTIRTSLTPEEEALDLLEVAGQPLLKRLAPIAGALAALVVIAWVIRRLMR, encoded by the coding sequence ATGGCGATGCGGTTCGAGCACGAGTTCACTGTTCCAGTCCCGATCGAGCAGGCGTGGGCGGTGCTGCTCGACGTCGAGCGGGTCGCGCCGTGCCTGCCGGGGGCGACGCTGGACATCTTCGAGGGCGACGAGTTCACCGGCAGGATGAAGGTCAAGGTCGGCCCGATCATGGTGACCTACAAGGGCTCGGCCAGGTTCGAGGACGTGGACAAGGACTCCTACTCGCTCACCATCCAGGCGTCGGGCAAGGAGGCCAGGGGTTCGGGCACGGCCTCGGCCACGGTCAAGGCGCGGATGACGCCGAGCGACGAGGACACCACGGTGACCGTGGAGACGACGTTCAACGTGACCGGGCGGCCGGCCCAGTTCGGGCGCGGCGTGATGGCCGAGGTCGGCGGTAGGCTCATCGACAAGTTCGCGGCCAACCTGGCCGGGCTGCTCTCCGAGTCCACGGTCGAGCCCGCCCCGTCCGGGCCGCTGTCCGAGCCCGAGCCCGCCCCCGCCCTCGCGGCGAGCCACGAGGAGGAACGACACCTGAGCGCGGTGCCGCCGCCCGAGCAGGAGTCGCGGCCCGCGGGCACCATACGCACCTCGCTCACGCCCGAGGAGGAGGCGCTCGACCTGCTGGAGGTCGCGGGTCAGCCGCTGCTGAAGCGCCTGGCACCCATCGCGGGCGCGCTCGCCGCCCTGGTGGTCATCGCTTGGGTGATTCGTCGGCTTATGCGCTGA